The proteins below are encoded in one region of Doryrhamphus excisus isolate RoL2022-K1 chromosome 4, RoL_Dexc_1.0, whole genome shotgun sequence:
- the slc4a4a gene encoding solute carrier family 4 member 4a isoform X1 codes for MSSSKKMEDEAVLDRGASLVKHICDQEEVEGHHTVYIGVRVPKSYRRRRRHRRRPTSGQKDRKAEGTSDKSDNEEVGNSILKPLVSPAAERIRFILGEEDDGPAPPQLFTELDELLSVDGQEMEWKETARWIKFEEKVEKGGERWSKPHVATLSLHSLFELRTCIEKGTIMLDMDASTLPQVVEMITDNQIESGQLKAELKDKVMYTLLRKHRHQTKKSNLRSLADIGKTVSSASRLFSNQENARSPLENSVTCLSSHVSLEDLQSQRSASMDWLNSPTTTHRNLTSSSLNDISDKPEKDQLRNKFMKKLPRDAEASNVLVGEVDFLDTPFVAFVRLQQAVMLGALTEVPVPTRFLFILLGPKGKAKSYHEIGRAIATLMSDEVFHDIAYKARSRQDLLAGIDEFLDEVIVLPPGEWDPAIRIEPPKTLPSSDKRKNMYAGGDSQMNGDAPHDGGHGGGGHAVGEELEKTGRFCGGLLLDIKRKAPFFLSDITDAFHIQALSAILFIYLGTVTNAITFGGLLGDATENMQGVLESFLGTAIAGGVFCLLAGQPLTILSSTGPVLVFERLLFNFSKDNDFDYLEFRLWIGLWSAFFCLVLVATDASFLVKYFTRFTEEGFSCLISFIFIYDAFKKMIKLAHHFPINSDFRMERVTQYDCLCMAPTVLENNSDFSGDPLEGTSIWFWNNTDLPMNATWSSLTRSECLKYKGELVGKACDFVPDITLMSFILFFGTYSCSMALKKFKFSPFFPTTVRKLISDFAIILTILIFCGVDVLVGVDTPKLIVPTEFKPTSPLRGWFVPPFGGNPWWVYLASGLPALLVTILIFMDQQITAVIVNRKEHKLKKGAGYHLDLFWVAVLMVVCSFMGLPWYVAATVISIAHIDSLKMETETSAPGEQPKFLGVREQRVTGVCVFMLTGLSVFMAPILKFIPMPVLYGVFLYMGVASLNGVQFMDRLKLLLMPAKHQPDLIYLRHVPLRKVHLFTFIQVLCLALLWILKSTVAAIIFPVMILALVAVRKAMDYMFTQHDLGFLDDVIPEKDKKKKEDEKKKKRSSIDSDAEDRRSPLHCLSDTPRAEQLRYYQANCLSSPEMSPLKPVPQIRIDMDPDDAHPFYWRSRGSETSL; via the exons GTCATCACACCGTTTACATCGGTGTGAGAGTGCCCAAGAGCTATCGCCGTCGGAGGCGTCACCGCCGGCGGCCCACCAGCGGCCAGAAGGACAGGAAGGCGGAGGGGACGTCTGACAAGTCGGACAACGAGGAAGTCGGCAACAGCATCCTCAAGCCCCTCG TCTCGCCGGCGGCTGAGAGGATCCGCTTCATCCTCGGGGAGGAGGATGACGGCCCGGCGCCCCCCCAGCTCTTCACCGAGCTGGACGAGCTGCTGTCGGTGGACGGGCAGGAGATGGAGTGGAAGGAGACGGCCAG GTGGATCAAGTTTGAGGAGAAGGTGGAGAAAGGCGGCGAGCGCTGGAGCAAACCCCACGTGGCCACCTTGTCCCTGCACAGCCTGTTTGAGCTGCGAACGTGCATCGAGAAAGGCACCATCATGCTGGACATGGACGCGTCCACTCTTCCTCAGGTCGTAG AGATGATCACTGACAACCAGATTGAGAGCGGCCAGCTGAAGGCCGAGCTGAAGGACAAGGTGATGTACACGTTGCTACGGAAACACCGCCACCAGACCAAGAAGTCCAACCTGCGCTCGCTGGCCGACATCGGCAAGACGGTCTCCAGCGCAAGTAGGCTGTTTTCCAACCAGGAGAACG CTCGAAGTCCTCTGGAGAACTCAGTGACTTGCCTGTCGAGTCACGTCTCATTGGAGGACTTGCAGAGCCAAAGGAGCGCCAgcatggactggctca ACAgccccaccaccacccaccGTAATCTGACCTCCAGCAGCCTCAACGACATTTCTGACAAGCCGGAGAAAGACCAG CTGAGGAACAAGTTCATGAAGAAATTGCCCAGAGACGCCGAGGCCTCCAACGTGCTGGTGGGCGAGGTGGACTTCCTGGACACTCCCTTTGTGGCTTTTGTACGTCTGCAGCAGGCCGTCATGTTAGGAGCCTTGACCGAGGTTCCTGTTCCCACAAG GTTTTTATTTATCCTGCTTGGACCCAAAGGTAAAGCCAAGTCGTACCACGAGATTGGACGAGCCATCGCTACACTCATGTCTGACGAG GTCTTCCATGACATCGCCTACAAGGCCAGAAGCCGCCAGGACCTGCTGGCCGGCATCGACGAGTTCTTGGATGAGGTGATTGTGCTCCCCCCTGGCGAGTGGGACCCCGCCATCAGGATAGAGCCTCCCAAGACGCTGCCATCCTCTGACAAAAG GAAAAACATGTACGCGGGCGGAGACTCTCAGATGAACGGCGACGCGCCTCATGATGGAGGTCACGGAGGAGGCGGACACGCTGTGggggaggagctggagaagacGGGAAG GTTTTGCGGCGGCCTCCTGCTGGACATCAAGAGAAAAGCGCCTTTCTTTCTGAGCGACATCACCGACGCCTTCCACATCCAGGCCCTGTCggccattttgtttatttacctGGGTACCGTGACCAATGCCATCACCTTTGGGGGCCTGCTGGGGGACGCCACAGAGAACATGCAG ggcgTGCTGGAGAGCTTCCTGGGAACCGCCATTGCTGGCGGCGTCTTCTGTCTGCTGGCAGGCCAGCCGCTCACCATCCTCAGCAGCACCGGGCCCGTTCTCGTCTTCGAACGGCTGCTCTTCAACTTCAGCAA AGACAACGACTTTGACTACCTGGAGTTCCGTCTGTGGATCGGCCTGTGGTCGGCGTTCTTCTGCCTGGTCCTGGTGGCCACCGACGCCAGCTTCCTGGTCAAGTACTTCACCCGCTTCACGGAGGAGGGCTTCTCTTGCCTCATCAGCTTCATCTTCATCTACGACGCCTTCAAGAAGATGATCAAGCTGGCACACCACTTCCCCATCAACTCCGACTTCCGGATGGAGCGTGTCACGCAGTACGACTGCCTCTGCATGGCGCCCACCGTCCTCG AAAACAACTCGGACTTCAGCGGCGACCCCTTAGAAGGAACCTCCATCTGGTTCTGGAACAACACCGATCTG CCCATGAACGCCACGTGGTCGTCGCTCACTAGATCCGAGTGCTTGAAGTACAAGGGCGAGCTGGTGGGCAAGGCGTGCGACTTCGTCCCGGACATCACGCTCATGTCCTTCATCCTCTTCTTCGGCACCTATAGCTGCTCCATGGCGCTGAAGAAGTTCAAGTTCAGCCCCTTCTTCCCCACCACC GTCAGGAAACTCATCAGTGACTTCGCCATCATCCTGACGATTCTTATCTTCTGTGGCGTGGACGTGCTGGTCGGCGTGGACACGCCCAAACTCATCGTGCCAACTGAATTCAAG CCGACCAGCCCCCTGCGAGGCTGGTTCGTGCCCCCGTTCGGTGGGAATCCCTGGTGGGTGTACTTGGCCTCGGGCCTGCCCGCCCTGCTGGTCACCATCCTGATCTTCATGGACCAGCAGATCACAGCCGTCATCGTCAACAGGAAGGAGCACAAACTGAAG AAAGGGGCGGGCTACCACCTGGATCTGTTCTGGGTGGCGGTCCTCATGGTGGTGTGCTCCTTCATGGGTCTGCCGTGGTACGTGGCGGCCACCGTCATCTCCATCGCTCACATCGACAGCTTGAAGATGGAGACGGAGACGTCGGCTCCCGGGGAGCAGCCCAAGTTCCTGGGTGTCAG AGAGCAGAGGGTGAcgggcgtgtgtgtgttcatgctcACTGGACTGTCTGTCTTCATGGCTCCCATTTTAAAG TTCATCCCCATGCCGGTGCTGTATGGAGTCTTCCTCTACATGGGGGTGGCCTCTCTCAACGGAGTGCAG TTCATGGATCGCCTCAAGCTGCTGTTGATGCCGGCCAAGCATCAACCCGACCTGATTTACCTGCGACACGTTCCCCTTAGGAAGGTGCACCTGTTCACCTTCATCCAGGTGCTCTGCCTGGCCCTGCTTTGGATCCTCAAGTCCACCGTGGCCGCCATCATCTTCCCCGTCATG ATCCTGGCGCTGGTGGCCGTGAGGAAGGCCATGGACTACATGTTCACGCAGCACGACCTCGGCTTCCTGGATGACGTCATCCCTGAGaaggacaagaagaagaaggaggacgagaagaagaagaaacgcaGCAGCATCGACAGCGACGCCGAGGAT CGGAGAAGTCCGCTTCATTGCTTGAGCGACACACCTCGTGCTGAGCAGCTTCGCTACTACCAGGCCAACTGCTTGTCCAG
- the slc4a4a gene encoding solute carrier family 4 member 4a isoform X5, producing the protein MSSSKKMEDEAVLDRGASLVKHICDQEEVEGHHTVYIGVRVPKSYRRRRRHRRRPTSGQKDRKAEGTSDKSDNEEVGNSILKPLVSPAAERIRFILGEEDDGPAPPQLFTELDELLSVDGQEMEWKETARWIKFEEKVEKGGERWSKPHVATLSLHSLFELRTCIEKGTIMLDMDASTLPQVVEMITDNQIESGQLKAELKDKVMYTLLRKHRHQTKKSNLRSLADIGKTVSSASRLFSNQENDSPTTTHRNLTSSSLNDISDKPEKDQLRNKFMKKLPRDAEASNVLVGEVDFLDTPFVAFVRLQQAVMLGALTEVPVPTRFLFILLGPKGKAKSYHEIGRAIATLMSDEVFHDIAYKARSRQDLLAGIDEFLDEVIVLPPGEWDPAIRIEPPKTLPSSDKRKNMYAGGDSQMNGDAPHDGGHGGGGHAVGEELEKTGRFCGGLLLDIKRKAPFFLSDITDAFHIQALSAILFIYLGTVTNAITFGGLLGDATENMQGVLESFLGTAIAGGVFCLLAGQPLTILSSTGPVLVFERLLFNFSKDNDFDYLEFRLWIGLWSAFFCLVLVATDASFLVKYFTRFTEEGFSCLISFIFIYDAFKKMIKLAHHFPINSDFRMERVTQYDCLCMAPTVLENNSDFSGDPLEGTSIWFWNNTDLPMNATWSSLTRSECLKYKGELVGKACDFVPDITLMSFILFFGTYSCSMALKKFKFSPFFPTTVRKLISDFAIILTILIFCGVDVLVGVDTPKLIVPTEFKPTSPLRGWFVPPFGGNPWWVYLASGLPALLVTILIFMDQQITAVIVNRKEHKLKKGAGYHLDLFWVAVLMVVCSFMGLPWYVAATVISIAHIDSLKMETETSAPGEQPKFLGVREQRVTGVCVFMLTGLSVFMAPILKFIPMPVLYGVFLYMGVASLNGVQFMDRLKLLLMPAKHQPDLIYLRHVPLRKVHLFTFIQVLCLALLWILKSTVAAIIFPVMILALVAVRKAMDYMFTQHDLGFLDDVIPEKDKKKKEDEKKKKRSSIDSDAEDRRSPLHCLSDTPRAEQLRYYQANCLSSPEMSPLKPVPQIRIDMDPDDAHPFYWRSRGSETSL; encoded by the exons GTCATCACACCGTTTACATCGGTGTGAGAGTGCCCAAGAGCTATCGCCGTCGGAGGCGTCACCGCCGGCGGCCCACCAGCGGCCAGAAGGACAGGAAGGCGGAGGGGACGTCTGACAAGTCGGACAACGAGGAAGTCGGCAACAGCATCCTCAAGCCCCTCG TCTCGCCGGCGGCTGAGAGGATCCGCTTCATCCTCGGGGAGGAGGATGACGGCCCGGCGCCCCCCCAGCTCTTCACCGAGCTGGACGAGCTGCTGTCGGTGGACGGGCAGGAGATGGAGTGGAAGGAGACGGCCAG GTGGATCAAGTTTGAGGAGAAGGTGGAGAAAGGCGGCGAGCGCTGGAGCAAACCCCACGTGGCCACCTTGTCCCTGCACAGCCTGTTTGAGCTGCGAACGTGCATCGAGAAAGGCACCATCATGCTGGACATGGACGCGTCCACTCTTCCTCAGGTCGTAG AGATGATCACTGACAACCAGATTGAGAGCGGCCAGCTGAAGGCCGAGCTGAAGGACAAGGTGATGTACACGTTGCTACGGAAACACCGCCACCAGACCAAGAAGTCCAACCTGCGCTCGCTGGCCGACATCGGCAAGACGGTCTCCAGCGCAAGTAGGCTGTTTTCCAACCAGGAGAACG ACAgccccaccaccacccaccGTAATCTGACCTCCAGCAGCCTCAACGACATTTCTGACAAGCCGGAGAAAGACCAG CTGAGGAACAAGTTCATGAAGAAATTGCCCAGAGACGCCGAGGCCTCCAACGTGCTGGTGGGCGAGGTGGACTTCCTGGACACTCCCTTTGTGGCTTTTGTACGTCTGCAGCAGGCCGTCATGTTAGGAGCCTTGACCGAGGTTCCTGTTCCCACAAG GTTTTTATTTATCCTGCTTGGACCCAAAGGTAAAGCCAAGTCGTACCACGAGATTGGACGAGCCATCGCTACACTCATGTCTGACGAG GTCTTCCATGACATCGCCTACAAGGCCAGAAGCCGCCAGGACCTGCTGGCCGGCATCGACGAGTTCTTGGATGAGGTGATTGTGCTCCCCCCTGGCGAGTGGGACCCCGCCATCAGGATAGAGCCTCCCAAGACGCTGCCATCCTCTGACAAAAG GAAAAACATGTACGCGGGCGGAGACTCTCAGATGAACGGCGACGCGCCTCATGATGGAGGTCACGGAGGAGGCGGACACGCTGTGggggaggagctggagaagacGGGAAG GTTTTGCGGCGGCCTCCTGCTGGACATCAAGAGAAAAGCGCCTTTCTTTCTGAGCGACATCACCGACGCCTTCCACATCCAGGCCCTGTCggccattttgtttatttacctGGGTACCGTGACCAATGCCATCACCTTTGGGGGCCTGCTGGGGGACGCCACAGAGAACATGCAG ggcgTGCTGGAGAGCTTCCTGGGAACCGCCATTGCTGGCGGCGTCTTCTGTCTGCTGGCAGGCCAGCCGCTCACCATCCTCAGCAGCACCGGGCCCGTTCTCGTCTTCGAACGGCTGCTCTTCAACTTCAGCAA AGACAACGACTTTGACTACCTGGAGTTCCGTCTGTGGATCGGCCTGTGGTCGGCGTTCTTCTGCCTGGTCCTGGTGGCCACCGACGCCAGCTTCCTGGTCAAGTACTTCACCCGCTTCACGGAGGAGGGCTTCTCTTGCCTCATCAGCTTCATCTTCATCTACGACGCCTTCAAGAAGATGATCAAGCTGGCACACCACTTCCCCATCAACTCCGACTTCCGGATGGAGCGTGTCACGCAGTACGACTGCCTCTGCATGGCGCCCACCGTCCTCG AAAACAACTCGGACTTCAGCGGCGACCCCTTAGAAGGAACCTCCATCTGGTTCTGGAACAACACCGATCTG CCCATGAACGCCACGTGGTCGTCGCTCACTAGATCCGAGTGCTTGAAGTACAAGGGCGAGCTGGTGGGCAAGGCGTGCGACTTCGTCCCGGACATCACGCTCATGTCCTTCATCCTCTTCTTCGGCACCTATAGCTGCTCCATGGCGCTGAAGAAGTTCAAGTTCAGCCCCTTCTTCCCCACCACC GTCAGGAAACTCATCAGTGACTTCGCCATCATCCTGACGATTCTTATCTTCTGTGGCGTGGACGTGCTGGTCGGCGTGGACACGCCCAAACTCATCGTGCCAACTGAATTCAAG CCGACCAGCCCCCTGCGAGGCTGGTTCGTGCCCCCGTTCGGTGGGAATCCCTGGTGGGTGTACTTGGCCTCGGGCCTGCCCGCCCTGCTGGTCACCATCCTGATCTTCATGGACCAGCAGATCACAGCCGTCATCGTCAACAGGAAGGAGCACAAACTGAAG AAAGGGGCGGGCTACCACCTGGATCTGTTCTGGGTGGCGGTCCTCATGGTGGTGTGCTCCTTCATGGGTCTGCCGTGGTACGTGGCGGCCACCGTCATCTCCATCGCTCACATCGACAGCTTGAAGATGGAGACGGAGACGTCGGCTCCCGGGGAGCAGCCCAAGTTCCTGGGTGTCAG AGAGCAGAGGGTGAcgggcgtgtgtgtgttcatgctcACTGGACTGTCTGTCTTCATGGCTCCCATTTTAAAG TTCATCCCCATGCCGGTGCTGTATGGAGTCTTCCTCTACATGGGGGTGGCCTCTCTCAACGGAGTGCAG TTCATGGATCGCCTCAAGCTGCTGTTGATGCCGGCCAAGCATCAACCCGACCTGATTTACCTGCGACACGTTCCCCTTAGGAAGGTGCACCTGTTCACCTTCATCCAGGTGCTCTGCCTGGCCCTGCTTTGGATCCTCAAGTCCACCGTGGCCGCCATCATCTTCCCCGTCATG ATCCTGGCGCTGGTGGCCGTGAGGAAGGCCATGGACTACATGTTCACGCAGCACGACCTCGGCTTCCTGGATGACGTCATCCCTGAGaaggacaagaagaagaaggaggacgagaagaagaagaaacgcaGCAGCATCGACAGCGACGCCGAGGAT CGGAGAAGTCCGCTTCATTGCTTGAGCGACACACCTCGTGCTGAGCAGCTTCGCTACTACCAGGCCAACTGCTTGTCCAG
- the slc4a4a gene encoding solute carrier family 4 member 4a isoform X4: MSSSKKMEDEAVLDRGASLVKHICDQEEVEGHHTVYIGVRVPKSYRRRRRHRRRPTSGQKDRKAEGTSDKSDNEEVGNSILKPLVSPAAERIRFILGEEDDGPAPPQLFTELDELLSVDGQEMEWKETARWIKFEEKVEKGGERWSKPHVATLSLHSLFELRTCIEKGTIMLDMDASTLPQVVEMITDNQIESGQLKAELKDKVMYTLLRKHRHQTKKSNLRSLADIGKTVSSANSPTTTHRNLTSSSLNDISDKPEKDQLRNKFMKKLPRDAEASNVLVGEVDFLDTPFVAFVRLQQAVMLGALTEVPVPTRFLFILLGPKGKAKSYHEIGRAIATLMSDEVFHDIAYKARSRQDLLAGIDEFLDEVIVLPPGEWDPAIRIEPPKTLPSSDKRKNMYAGGDSQMNGDAPHDGGHGGGGHAVGEELEKTGRFCGGLLLDIKRKAPFFLSDITDAFHIQALSAILFIYLGTVTNAITFGGLLGDATENMQGVLESFLGTAIAGGVFCLLAGQPLTILSSTGPVLVFERLLFNFSKDNDFDYLEFRLWIGLWSAFFCLVLVATDASFLVKYFTRFTEEGFSCLISFIFIYDAFKKMIKLAHHFPINSDFRMERVTQYDCLCMAPTVLENNSDFSGDPLEGTSIWFWNNTDLPMNATWSSLTRSECLKYKGELVGKACDFVPDITLMSFILFFGTYSCSMALKKFKFSPFFPTTVRKLISDFAIILTILIFCGVDVLVGVDTPKLIVPTEFKPTSPLRGWFVPPFGGNPWWVYLASGLPALLVTILIFMDQQITAVIVNRKEHKLKKGAGYHLDLFWVAVLMVVCSFMGLPWYVAATVISIAHIDSLKMETETSAPGEQPKFLGVREQRVTGVCVFMLTGLSVFMAPILKFIPMPVLYGVFLYMGVASLNGVQFMDRLKLLLMPAKHQPDLIYLRHVPLRKVHLFTFIQVLCLALLWILKSTVAAIIFPVMILALVAVRKAMDYMFTQHDLGFLDDVIPEKDKKKKEDEKKKKRSSIDSDAEDSDYPYNENVPSIKIPMDMMEQEPFLGDKASDPEKSASLLERHTSC; encoded by the exons GTCATCACACCGTTTACATCGGTGTGAGAGTGCCCAAGAGCTATCGCCGTCGGAGGCGTCACCGCCGGCGGCCCACCAGCGGCCAGAAGGACAGGAAGGCGGAGGGGACGTCTGACAAGTCGGACAACGAGGAAGTCGGCAACAGCATCCTCAAGCCCCTCG TCTCGCCGGCGGCTGAGAGGATCCGCTTCATCCTCGGGGAGGAGGATGACGGCCCGGCGCCCCCCCAGCTCTTCACCGAGCTGGACGAGCTGCTGTCGGTGGACGGGCAGGAGATGGAGTGGAAGGAGACGGCCAG GTGGATCAAGTTTGAGGAGAAGGTGGAGAAAGGCGGCGAGCGCTGGAGCAAACCCCACGTGGCCACCTTGTCCCTGCACAGCCTGTTTGAGCTGCGAACGTGCATCGAGAAAGGCACCATCATGCTGGACATGGACGCGTCCACTCTTCCTCAGGTCGTAG AGATGATCACTGACAACCAGATTGAGAGCGGCCAGCTGAAGGCCGAGCTGAAGGACAAGGTGATGTACACGTTGCTACGGAAACACCGCCACCAGACCAAGAAGTCCAACCTGCGCTCGCTGGCCGACATCGGCAAGACGGTCTCCAGCGCAA ACAgccccaccaccacccaccGTAATCTGACCTCCAGCAGCCTCAACGACATTTCTGACAAGCCGGAGAAAGACCAG CTGAGGAACAAGTTCATGAAGAAATTGCCCAGAGACGCCGAGGCCTCCAACGTGCTGGTGGGCGAGGTGGACTTCCTGGACACTCCCTTTGTGGCTTTTGTACGTCTGCAGCAGGCCGTCATGTTAGGAGCCTTGACCGAGGTTCCTGTTCCCACAAG GTTTTTATTTATCCTGCTTGGACCCAAAGGTAAAGCCAAGTCGTACCACGAGATTGGACGAGCCATCGCTACACTCATGTCTGACGAG GTCTTCCATGACATCGCCTACAAGGCCAGAAGCCGCCAGGACCTGCTGGCCGGCATCGACGAGTTCTTGGATGAGGTGATTGTGCTCCCCCCTGGCGAGTGGGACCCCGCCATCAGGATAGAGCCTCCCAAGACGCTGCCATCCTCTGACAAAAG GAAAAACATGTACGCGGGCGGAGACTCTCAGATGAACGGCGACGCGCCTCATGATGGAGGTCACGGAGGAGGCGGACACGCTGTGggggaggagctggagaagacGGGAAG GTTTTGCGGCGGCCTCCTGCTGGACATCAAGAGAAAAGCGCCTTTCTTTCTGAGCGACATCACCGACGCCTTCCACATCCAGGCCCTGTCggccattttgtttatttacctGGGTACCGTGACCAATGCCATCACCTTTGGGGGCCTGCTGGGGGACGCCACAGAGAACATGCAG ggcgTGCTGGAGAGCTTCCTGGGAACCGCCATTGCTGGCGGCGTCTTCTGTCTGCTGGCAGGCCAGCCGCTCACCATCCTCAGCAGCACCGGGCCCGTTCTCGTCTTCGAACGGCTGCTCTTCAACTTCAGCAA AGACAACGACTTTGACTACCTGGAGTTCCGTCTGTGGATCGGCCTGTGGTCGGCGTTCTTCTGCCTGGTCCTGGTGGCCACCGACGCCAGCTTCCTGGTCAAGTACTTCACCCGCTTCACGGAGGAGGGCTTCTCTTGCCTCATCAGCTTCATCTTCATCTACGACGCCTTCAAGAAGATGATCAAGCTGGCACACCACTTCCCCATCAACTCCGACTTCCGGATGGAGCGTGTCACGCAGTACGACTGCCTCTGCATGGCGCCCACCGTCCTCG AAAACAACTCGGACTTCAGCGGCGACCCCTTAGAAGGAACCTCCATCTGGTTCTGGAACAACACCGATCTG CCCATGAACGCCACGTGGTCGTCGCTCACTAGATCCGAGTGCTTGAAGTACAAGGGCGAGCTGGTGGGCAAGGCGTGCGACTTCGTCCCGGACATCACGCTCATGTCCTTCATCCTCTTCTTCGGCACCTATAGCTGCTCCATGGCGCTGAAGAAGTTCAAGTTCAGCCCCTTCTTCCCCACCACC GTCAGGAAACTCATCAGTGACTTCGCCATCATCCTGACGATTCTTATCTTCTGTGGCGTGGACGTGCTGGTCGGCGTGGACACGCCCAAACTCATCGTGCCAACTGAATTCAAG CCGACCAGCCCCCTGCGAGGCTGGTTCGTGCCCCCGTTCGGTGGGAATCCCTGGTGGGTGTACTTGGCCTCGGGCCTGCCCGCCCTGCTGGTCACCATCCTGATCTTCATGGACCAGCAGATCACAGCCGTCATCGTCAACAGGAAGGAGCACAAACTGAAG AAAGGGGCGGGCTACCACCTGGATCTGTTCTGGGTGGCGGTCCTCATGGTGGTGTGCTCCTTCATGGGTCTGCCGTGGTACGTGGCGGCCACCGTCATCTCCATCGCTCACATCGACAGCTTGAAGATGGAGACGGAGACGTCGGCTCCCGGGGAGCAGCCCAAGTTCCTGGGTGTCAG AGAGCAGAGGGTGAcgggcgtgtgtgtgttcatgctcACTGGACTGTCTGTCTTCATGGCTCCCATTTTAAAG TTCATCCCCATGCCGGTGCTGTATGGAGTCTTCCTCTACATGGGGGTGGCCTCTCTCAACGGAGTGCAG TTCATGGATCGCCTCAAGCTGCTGTTGATGCCGGCCAAGCATCAACCCGACCTGATTTACCTGCGACACGTTCCCCTTAGGAAGGTGCACCTGTTCACCTTCATCCAGGTGCTCTGCCTGGCCCTGCTTTGGATCCTCAAGTCCACCGTGGCCGCCATCATCTTCCCCGTCATG ATCCTGGCGCTGGTGGCCGTGAGGAAGGCCATGGACTACATGTTCACGCAGCACGACCTCGGCTTCCTGGATGACGTCATCCCTGAGaaggacaagaagaagaaggaggacgagaagaagaagaaacgcaGCAGCATCGACAGCGACGCCGAGGAT TCAGACTATCCTTACAATGAGAATGTCCCCAGCATTAAAATCCCCATGGACATGATGGAACAGGAACCCTTCTTAGGTGACAAGGCCTCAGACC CGGAGAAGTCCGCTTCATTGCTTGAGCGACACACCTCGTGCTGA